A window of Rhododendron vialii isolate Sample 1 chromosome 11a, ASM3025357v1 genomic DNA:
TTGCATAATATATAACGATATCTGGACTtgcctttttttctctcttccatgTCCTGATTTCACGCCTTATCCCAATGTTCCTGATGCAGTCATTTGGGATGGTTCTCCTTCATCCAAGTATCAGGCCTCTCACGCTTGGAATGCTTTTAGGATTCACTATCCTATAGTTCCCTGGCACAAGGTTGTTTGGTTCTCAAATAATATTCCAAGGCATAGTTTTATACTATGGATGGCTGTTAGAGGGAGCTTACGAACCAATGATAAGCTCCACAGTTGAGGAGTTATTGCTAGTTCTACTTGTTGTCTATGTGATCAGCTCCCTGAAACTCTGGATCACATTCTTTTTGACCGTCCCTTCTCCAGTCAACTGTGGTCTGCCATTGCTGATCTCTGTTGCATCCTCACGGTCCTGCCTTTTCGTCTCAAAAGATCGCCTGGTTCTGCTCTAATTTCAACGGGAAGGGTTTTTCTAATCTTCTAAGGAGACTTGCTTTTGCTGCTGCAGTTTATTTTGTATGGCAAGAGAGGAATCATAGAATTTTTCAAGGCATTCAAAAGCCTCCTTCAGCTGTTATTGGGCAAGTCAGATTCAAAGTCAGGTTAAAAGCTTCCCAAAGCAGGAATGTGAATCCTACAGCTTTATCCTCTCAGCTCTGCCAGAATTGGCACATTTCTTCtagttgttttcttttgtataGGCTCTAGTTTTTAGTTGTGGTATATCCTTGTATTGGCTCATGCCTTTGATTCTTTGTACCTCTTGAGGATCTTTCCTTCTGGTTCTAATAAAATGGTTAattaaccccccaaaaaaactaAACATGTTCGACACGGATCGCATACCCTTATTTGAGGGTCGACTGTCCAACAGTGGTACTTTACACATTttgaaggatccatgtaacatagcttttccttttgttctctTTGTGATCGCATATAGGATTCCTTTTCAAGCTTTGAGTCTATTGTGGCAGTTGTCCATATAGATCCTTTCGAGTAGAGTTCTTGAATGCATAAAGAGGTTTAAAGCCTTTTATTTAACGAGGAAAGTACAACTCCAAAAACCCTTTTTCAAGTTCTGGTTTAAGTCACTCATATACACAGATGATTGGTGCAAGATTTTTCACTGACTAGTTGAGATTGTAGAATAGTCACAACCTTGTAACAATGACGAATTCCTCTTCTAACTTGCCCCAGAATGACagtaatgggaaaaaaaaaaaaacaagaagaaaacaaaaggcattATGTGAGTTAATGTCATTTTTCCCATCACAAACTACTACCTACCACACATAAAGATAAGCAACTACTATCGTCATATAAGGTGTCCAACGGTCTACTTCTAGCCGAATTGTTAGTGAGTATCATACTGGTTCATGTTTGTCAGCACATGCTCTACACTCGCAGTTGGTCAACGGACAGGTATCTAACACACAAGAGCAGAAATCAACCAAAGTTTGGAAGCCAAACCTGAAGAACCCAGTGAGCACAGCTCAAGAACCTTGCAACTCCCAAGGCAAACACATAATGAGCTGTGAATGGTTCAACAATCTGGCAGTAGAAAAAGAAGTACGATCAACAAGccaattaacaaaaaaaaaaacatttaggTTATGTGTGAGGGTACTCTACCTTTGTATTTTGCATGACACGCAGCTGGGGTAATACGGACACAGCTTCCAAATAAACACAGAATGCCCAGAAAATCCTGTTGATAATATGATGCGACGTTGATGGATGAATTAGCAGAGCCAACACAGCACAGGGCAACACCTGCAACAACATGCAAAACAAGTTAAAAGTCTTTTGGCAAAAAGGAACAACTCACTCCACATTAGAGATACAAGAAGAAACTATGGCAAAGAACTAAGAATATCTTGTTTATTGCGGCTATTCAGTTGAGGTAACGATCCATCATAAAAAATCAGCCACATTTATGATACCCAAAAGCTGCACCAATGCAATTTATTGCAACAAAACAGATAAGTTACAATCTGCATGAGATACTAAAACTTTGGCATCCAAGAAAGACCATGAAGATACCGGAAGAAATTTTGCTTTATAACGTCTTTTAACCAAAGATATTGTTTTTGACAACATCAACAAATCTAAGTGCACAAAATTCAAGTAGGATAACGGAGAGAGAATAATTGGCTTAACCAGTCGTCCACAAGAGTTAATTTTACTGATTTAGTAGCGAGGAGAATAACAAACAGgatttaaaagaaaacaataaagagCTATAACACAATATACATATAGAAAGATAAATTTGTCAGCCTTATGAATGTACTTCACTAAACGCCAAACATCTGAAAATAAAGCAAGGTCACACAGACCTTTTGATTCACTATGACAATGATTTCCTCTTAATGACACCGAAGGAAGGCTCATTTCTTAACCATTAAGCTCAATTAATTATAAACTGGTGGTATCTGAATGACATAGAAGAAAGGCTAAACTTGTGgacccaaaaaaataagctGGTTATAACTTTGAAAGAAAACAGTGAAACGGCATGGAAATGAGAAGGCACACCACATAATATATCGGAAAGTTGTCCTTGTCCTCCATGTAGCTTGACTTTAGATTAAAACGAATCATATAAATAACCCATAGAGTTGTAGCCAATGTGCACATATCAAGCAAGGTGTGTACGTCATATTCCATGACAAAGCTGCAGTACAGCCTAACAGCCAAAAATAGAGCTGTCAGTTCCTGAGATTTAAGTGAGAGTCCTGCAGATAATCAAGAGTATCATCAGTAACGTATCCAAAGCATTCATGACACAGTTATTACAAGAAATACTGTGCTATAAACTAAGTCGCATTAATGAAACTGAAAACTGCATAATTCCAACTTTGAATGAAAACTATATCAACTCACAAGTGCTTCAATGACTTTCTGAGAATAAGTCTGTGGTTTTAACTTGCAAGCACACACTAGAAAGAATAAGATCAAGATAATAACCAAAAGAAACGATATCAACACAATCCCCAAGAAAGACCACCATGAAAAACTGTTATAGTGCTTTCACACATTAACTCTTGCGTCTTTGGCCGACTTTTGTGTCTTCTCTGGTTTACTAACAAACCCATAAACATAAATAACCATGAatctctgagagagagagaacaacttATTAAATGTGCCTCCACCAGCTGCTATAGGCAACTGTATAAGGAATTGTATATCTCCTCAATGAAATTATTAAATTGATAACCAGAACAGGTTGACAATTAGCTGATTAAATTCATTCACGAACATATGACAATAGAACTAATTTTTGGTGTAACTACACAGCTAGATATATTACCCAAAAACAAGCTATTACACTGACATTTAGTACAGTTCCCAAAGGATGCTGACAAAGCGAAAATTATGAAGATGAGTTGAACAGTGCCTTCAATTGCCACCCTTAAAATTTAATCCTTGTCTGGATTCAGTCAACAATCAAAAAATTTCTCGATTCAATCAAGTTTGTCTACATATGTCGCACAGGGTCAATCCGATGTTACTTGGCATCCATCATAGAATATTTCTGTCCGGAATACAGTTTATATATTTGCTCAGAGGTTCATAGATTTTGATTGTTGTTAACTTCTTATGTTTGGCTTCTAGTTAAATTTAGTGAAAGCTTGTTTGAGTAAGTCTATCAAAGGGACGGAGAGGAGGCTTTCCAGGAGGAGGTATGAGTGTCTAATCCAGGAAAGAACTTTTGGTGGATTTGATCTGATTTAAAAGCTTAATCCAAACAGCAAGCAGTTTGTCATAAAAAACAGGAGGCCATTTTGGACATCAAAATCTAATGATAAAGAATGAGCATGAAATTCTCGCCATCTCAGATTTGGACCAGACCATTGGCAGACAAGTTCTTTGTCATTTTCATCAAAGATTGCAGCATGGAAAATCCAGCTCTGCTCACACGCCATGGTGACTTTAAACCCAACCTTTAGCTTATGGACCTCACGGAAGGTATCCCAGCCTTTGCCAAACTTGAAATTAACAATCTCAACTGGCGAAGCCCTAGATCCATGCCTAAGCAGAATCCATGTGCTTGCACCATTAGCAGGAAAGCAGTGACGAAGACCCCTTGGTAAGCTCTGCGAATGACAGCACAGCAATCATTTTGTAACATGCAACATGGTATATTCTACAAAGAGGAATATAAGAACCTAAACCAAGGGGAGCACAAACGTCAGTAGAATCAGCTGGACCAACATACTTCAAGTGCCATGCGCTACTCACACATACACGAATATGCTATGAGAACAAGAGCAACAATACTTGGGAAGTCACAGCAACATTAGATAGCAGCAAAACGAAGAACGCAGTGGATATTGTTAATAATGACATGCAATATAACGAAGCCAACCTATACCTTCTTCGCTGAACCAAAGGAACGAATGGTATACAACATCATGTAACCATGCCAGGAATTGTCAAAAGTAGACAGTTTGTCATCGAACAATATATAACCGCAagcgaataattttttattatttaaagttgCAATCAGAAGCCACCCCCGCAGAACTAAAGTTATTTCCACAGGGGAATCATTAACCAAACTCGAGAAGGGAAGTTGTTGAGCGTGCAGGAAATAGAGCCATACGACGAACAAGTAACTCACAGGAATTGTCAAAAGTAGACAGCTTGTCATCGAACAATATATAACTGCAatcgaataattttttattatttaaaatcGCAATCAGAAGCCACCCCCGCAAAACGAAAGTTATTTCCACAGGGGAATCATTAACCAAACTCGAAAAGGGAAGTTGTTGCGGTAAAATTTTGTTTCCCCTATTTTGCAGAGACAACCGAACAGACGTGGGGTAAGGTACAGAGAAACTGCAGAAGGAGAAGCAACGTAAGGCACATAGGATATTGTGATTCgcattttttgcccaaaatggaTTTGTTTTGATATGCATCGTGTGCCAAATATGGTTCAAAGGAGCATTCTGTATCAGTGCCAAGTGAGAGGCTTTGGTGAAAGAAATCTAGTATAGGTGAACTCTACGTTAAAATCTAACCGGATATGCTACGCAGCCAGTTATCAATTTCTGGATGAAAGGCacataaaaaaacatttgagagagagagagagagagagagagtcatgaaCATCAAATTGACTACTTGAAACGTAACTGGAGACTGGAGTAGTAGCCATTGTATGAAAGGAACAACCCAAATATTCTGGTGAAACCAGTGTATATCTTACGTTACCTCACTTGACTACAACAATCGAGAACAGGTGCTCATAAGGTATGATAGCAGAAGCTGCAGAACAACATTTCCGATAGCGATATTATGGTGGTATATACACTCAAACAATCACCGAGTCACTGACTTCGTTAATTTACATTCGAGTCAGAAGACCGTGACACTGCAATCTTCCGAAACATAGAGCTTTCTTCCCTTGTCCCAGGCTGGACTCAATGGTCCTTCCGTGCTTTAACAAAATCCGAAATCTTGCAGTTTTCTCATCATTGGAAGCATCCACAAATACCGACatccaaaacccagaaaactTACAAGTGCTCCTCATACCTTACCAGTAATCCTTGCACGAGCAATGTCCATTAACAAAATGATGGAAACGGCTACAATCCCTGAGCACTATTTCCCTCCCAACAAGTTTAGAGACATATTTGCAAAATTCATGGCAATCCCCACAAACTCTTAGGTTCTTGGCGATCGAGATTGGAGTCCCACCACTTGCACTTATCAGTCCAAATGCAACAGCAAGCTTCTCACTGTGGCTAAAAAGCCTCTTAATTttctcctcatcttcttcttcatgtaAAACCCAACGAAGATCGGGAACATATCCAACTTTTTTAATACATGATAATAAAGAACCCAATTCCGcatgaattttgtttgactGAGGGTGTGATTTGTCTCCAGCAGTAAAAGAGTGGACTGTACTTCTAACAATGATCCAACTTTTTCCAGGAGGTTTCTTTAAACCATTCTCTTCAATCTGCATTCTCAATTTGCTGACCTCTGACCAAAGACCTGCTGCAGCATAGATATTAGAAAGCAAAACATAATTGCCTGCATTTGTTGGTTCTAATTCAATGAGCttttcaaaaaccgtttttgCTAGTTTGGTTTCAGAATAAACTcgacaagcactgagcaaagcCCTCCAAACAGATGCATCTGGTGGAATAGGCATTGAACTTATGAACTCTCTGGCTTCACT
This region includes:
- the LOC131308024 gene encoding uncharacterized protein LOC131308024, coding for MKMTKNLSANGLSLKSQELTALFLAVRLYCSFVMEYDVHTLLDMCTLATTLWVIYMIRFNLKSSYMEDKDNFPIYYVVLPCAVLALLIHPSTSHHIINRIFWAFCVYLEAVSVLPQLRVMQNTKIVEPFTAHYVFALGVARFLSCAHWVLQVLDSRGHLLTALGYGLWPSMVLISEIVQTFILADFCYYYVKSVFGGQLVLRLPSGVV